From Atribacterota bacterium, the proteins below share one genomic window:
- the scpB gene encoding SMC-Scp complex subunit ScpB has translation MSNKPIPIKKIKEITGKESKEIKLIIDELKGEYLENDRPFFIQEVARGFSFATKPDYSQWVKKLYNNEKKYILSKASIETLAIIAYNQPATRMEIEKIRGVNSSSILLNMLKHDFIKICGRKKMPGNPLLYRVTEKFLLHFGLKSISDLPPIEQLGIGDDESKITKVLSQ, from the coding sequence TTGTCAAATAAACCTATACCAATAAAGAAAATTAAAGAAATTACCGGTAAAGAAAGTAAAGAGATAAAACTGATAATTGATGAGCTTAAGGGTGAATATCTGGAAAATGATCGACCATTTTTTATTCAAGAGGTTGCCAGGGGGTTTTCATTTGCTACTAAACCGGATTATTCCCAGTGGGTTAAGAAATTGTATAATAATGAAAAAAAATATATATTGTCTAAAGCATCTATTGAAACTTTAGCAATAATTGCATATAACCAACCGGCAACACGTATGGAAATAGAAAAAATAAGAGGAGTAAACTCCAGTAGTATATTGCTTAATATGTTAAAACATGATTTTATAAAGATTTGTGGGAGAAAGAAAATGCCGGGAAATCCATTATTATACAGAGTAACAGAAAAATTTTTGCTACATTTTGGGTTGAAAAGCATTTCAGATTTACCTCCTATTGAGCAGTTGGGAATTGGTGATGATGAAAGTAAGATTACAAAAGTACTTAGCCAATAA
- a CDS encoding 4-hydroxy-3-methylbut-2-enyl diphosphate reductase, producing the protein MEIIKARNMGFCFGVKRAVNKADRAIKEIKNNGIYMLGEIIHNPQVIKEFTEKGVKIVNEVTQVPYNAYLISRAHGISLHEKKIAESRNIKLIDTTCPYVKKLHEITKLLRKENYHIAIFGDLDHPEIKSLLSYNTNNTAVIQSIDEIKDFLLAGNKKVALVSQTTKNTNDFNKIAIKMIDKVEELRIFRTICNSTTLRQSAVSELAKKVDIIIVVGGLNSANTARLAQISRKIGVKTYHIESENNIEEAWFKGIQKIGVTSGASTPDYVTESVIRRIKKIPQ; encoded by the coding sequence TTGGAAATTATAAAGGCAAGGAATATGGGCTTTTGTTTTGGTGTAAAAAGGGCTGTCAACAAAGCAGACAGGGCAATAAAAGAAATAAAAAATAATGGCATATATATGCTTGGAGAAATAATTCATAATCCTCAGGTAATTAAAGAATTTACAGAAAAGGGAGTAAAAATAGTAAATGAAGTTACCCAGGTACCGTACAATGCATATTTAATATCCAGAGCACATGGTATTTCTCTACACGAAAAGAAAATTGCGGAAAGCCGCAATATAAAACTAATTGATACAACTTGTCCTTATGTAAAAAAATTACATGAGATTACAAAACTTTTGAGGAAAGAAAATTACCATATTGCAATATTTGGAGATTTGGATCACCCTGAAATAAAAAGTTTATTAAGTTACAATACTAATAATACAGCAGTTATCCAATCTATTGATGAAATAAAAGATTTTTTGTTGGCAGGCAATAAAAAAGTTGCTTTAGTTTCTCAAACAACTAAAAACACAAACGACTTTAATAAAATTGCAATTAAAATGATAGATAAAGTAGAGGAATTAAGAATTTTTAGAACAATATGTAATTCAACTACCCTCAGACAAAGCGCAGTTAGTGAACTGGCAAAAAAAGTGGATATAATTATAGTTGTAGGTGGTTTAAATAGTGCAAATACTGCTCGCTTGGCACAGATTAGTAGAAAAATAGGAGTAAAAACCTATCATATCGAAAGTGAGAATAATATAGAAGAAGCCTGGTTCAAAGGAATACAAAAAATAGGTGTTACCAGTGGGGCATCAACACCGGATTATGTAACAGAATCTGTTATTAGAAGAATTAAGAAGATACCACAATAA
- a CDS encoding pseudouridine synthase: MMKVRLQKYLANNGIDSRRKSEDLIVQGQIKVNNIVVTKLGTKIDPAIDIIKVNDKVIKKKQKNIYIILNKPRGYLCTRHDPFGRPTIYDLLKDIKTKVNYAGRLDYLSEGLVFLTNDGDLIHHLTHPKKSVQKIYVVKIKGYPSQNDLLQLEKGIPLTENFTTSPCKSIILRKNKDNSILQITIHEGKKRQIRRMLSYIGFNVVRLKRIKIGFLTIENLETGKYRYLTPNEIKKIKKIEI, translated from the coding sequence ATGATGAAAGTAAGATTACAAAAGTACTTAGCCAATAACGGTATTGATTCAAGAAGAAAAAGTGAAGATTTAATTGTACAGGGGCAGATAAAAGTAAACAACATAGTTGTGACAAAACTTGGTACGAAAATTGACCCGGCAATTGATATAATAAAAGTAAATGATAAAGTAATCAAGAAAAAACAAAAAAATATTTACATAATTTTAAATAAACCAAGAGGATACCTTTGTACACGACATGACCCTTTTGGAAGACCAACCATATATGATTTATTAAAGGACATTAAAACAAAAGTAAATTATGCAGGACGGCTTGACTATCTATCAGAAGGGCTTGTTTTTTTAACAAATGATGGAGATCTTATTCACCATTTGACTCATCCTAAAAAAAGTGTTCAAAAAATCTATGTGGTTAAAATAAAAGGATATCCTAGCCAAAATGATTTATTACAACTGGAGAAAGGTATACCGCTTACAGAGAATTTTACTACAAGTCCATGCAAATCTATAATTCTTAGAAAAAATAAAGATAATTCTATATTGCAAATAACAATTCATGAGGGTAAAAAAAGGCAAATCAGAAGAATGCTTTCATATATTGGATTTAATGTAGTAAGATTAAAAAGAATAAAAATAGGATTCTTGACTATTGAGAATTTAGAAACAGGAAAATACAGATATCTTACTCCGAATGAGATTAAAAAAATAAAGAAAATTGAAATATAA
- the cmk gene encoding (d)CMP kinase — MKYKKKGITITIDGPAGSGKSTIARILAMKISYNYINTGDLYRYVTYCAIKNKLNVNSPELMDNLSKKIVEELIVNRDNLEFIFQEDSYIKKQIHSPDIDKKVSLVARHFTVRKNLIPLQRLLAENKSIVMEGRDIGSVILPNADLKFYLIANEKTRTDRRYKELKEKGFNVTIDEVKSEIKKRDQIDSKRKFAPLTIPEDAIIVDTSDKSIEEVINLMLENVKSQESV, encoded by the coding sequence TTGAAATATAAAAAAAAAGGAATAACTATAACAATTGATGGACCTGCAGGTTCCGGAAAAAGCACAATAGCAAGAATACTGGCTATGAAAATAAGTTATAATTATATTAATACAGGAGATCTTTATCGATATGTAACTTATTGTGCAATTAAAAATAAGTTAAATGTAAATAGCCCGGAATTAATGGATAATTTATCAAAAAAAATTGTAGAAGAGTTAATAGTTAACAGGGATAATTTAGAGTTCATATTTCAAGAAGATAGCTATATTAAAAAACAAATACACAGTCCTGATATAGATAAAAAAGTGTCACTGGTAGCCCGACATTTTACAGTACGTAAAAATCTGATTCCTCTTCAGCGTCTGCTGGCTGAAAATAAATCAATAGTAATGGAAGGAAGAGATATTGGATCAGTGATTCTACCAAATGCTGATTTAAAATTTTACCTGATTGCAAATGAGAAAACCAGAACAGATAGAAGATATAAAGAGCTTAAAGAAAAAGGATTTAATGTTACCATAGATGAGGTAAAATCAGAAATTAAAAAAAGGGATCAGATAGATAGCAAAAGAAAGTTTGCCCCATTAACAATTCCTGAAGATGCTATTATTGTAGATACATCGGATAAAAGTATTGAAGAAGTAATTAACCTGATGTTAGAAAATGTTAAAAGTCAGGAGAGTGTGTAA